The uncultured Roseibium sp. DNA segment TCTGGTATTGAAGCAGCGTGCTGATCATGGCGGTCTTCTTTCGCTCATTCACTTGCGTGGAAGAACCTTTGCGCGCGGAGCTTACGCCAGGCTGGTCGCGCCATTGACTTTTCCGGCGCCAGCTTCAGGCAAGTCTCGTTTCCTAATCTGCCGTCATCGAAGCCTCACATGCACCATCAAGGAGCTGCTCGGTGACTATTCTATTGGGCCTGATCATTGCAGGCGTATCTTTGATCGGCGGGTTTGCCGCCCTCGGCGGCAAGGTGTCGGTTCTCTGGCAACCCTGGGAAATCGTCATCATCGTCGGCGTCGCAATCGGCACCTATATTGTCGGCAATCCCATGAAGTCGATCCTCGACACGGTGACAGCAACCGGCGACGCGGCGCGCAATGCGGTGCCGAAGAAGCGGGATTATCTCGATGTGCTCGCCCTTCTCTATGGTCTCATGCGGGAACTTCGCGCAAAGGGCCGCAACGAGGTCGAGCCTCATATCGAGGAACCGTTCAATTCGGCGATCTTCCAGAATTTCCCCTCGGTCCTGCGTAACAAGAGCCTGACGACTTTCATCTGTGATTACTTCCGGCTGATCATTGTCGGCAACGCACGGGCCCATGAAATCGAGGCACTGGTCGACGAGGAGCTGCACACCATTCATCGGGACCAGATGAAGCCCTACCATGCCATGAGCGCCCTCGCGGAAGCTCTGCCTGCGATCGGGATCATTGCTGCGGTGCTTGGTGTCATCAAGGCGATGGGCGCCATCGATCAGTCGCCGCAACTGCTTGGCTCCCTGATCGGCGCGGCCCTGGTAGGAACCTTCCTCGGAATTCTTCTGTCTTATGCCCTGGTTGCGCCGCTGGCGAACAAGATCAAGGGCGTCCGCGAAGCCCGGCTGCGCCCCTATATCGTCGTCAAGCAGACACTGCTTGCCTTCATGAACGGTGCCGCTCCGCAGATCGCTCTGGAACATGGCCGCAAGACGATTTCCGATACGGATCGTCCGACCATCGACGAAGTAGAAAGCGAAACGCTCAGCGCCAGCACGCCGGTTTCGGAAAACGTGCAGGAAATGCGTCAGAAGGGAGCCGCCTAGGTCATGTTGGAGGCTCATACCGCCCAAATGGACGCAACCAGTTCCGAACGCGCCATGATCACCGACCGGCTACTCGATGCCGCCGGGATCTCAGTAGACCGTCTGCCCATGCTGCCTGTGGTCTTCGACCGGATGGCCCGGGTCATGGCCGATGCGATGCGCCAGAAGTCCGCATCCCCGTCCTATATTTCGGTGAGTTGCATCGAAAACGACCGGATCGGTGACGTTCTCGACGAATTCGAAGCCAACGCCCTCGTCGCTGTCGTCTATTCTCCCGAATGGGACTCCCGAGTGCTGGTCGGCTTCGACCGGGATTTCATCTTCACCATGGTTGATGTTCTGTTCGGGGCAGATGGCACCGAACCGCCGATCGACGAGGAACGCTCCTTTTCCAATATCGAGACGCGGATTGCGCGAACGGTTTTCGAGGTTGCGTCCAAGGCTTTGGAGGAATCCTTCAAGCCGATTGCCGAAACGACCCTGAAGATCGAGCGGATCGAAAGCCGGATGGACTTCGCCGTGGTCGGACGCCGTAACAATCCGGCGGTCGTCGCCCGTCTGTTGCTTCAAGCTATCGGTCGCGGCGGCGAAGTCTTCGTCGTCATGCCCCATTCCACGCTCAACCCGTTGCGCCAGGGCCTGTCGCAGGTGCTTTCCGGCGAGATGTCGACGCGTGACAAGAAATGGACCCAGCACTTCCACAGCGAGATCCAACGGACCGAGGTGAAGCTGCAGGCCATTCTGGAAGAACGGCAACTGACCCTTGCCGAAATCAGCAACCTGGAAATCGGTCAGGTCATTGAGCTTCAGGCAACCGCGCGCACGCCGGTCACCCTGAAGTGCAACCGACAGCCGATTTTCACCTGTCAGCTGGGTCAGCTCGACGGTTCCTACACCCTCAAGGTCGAAGACCTGATCCATGAAGAAAAGGATCTAATCGATGATCTCCGCTCTCGTTGACGGCGTGCTCCTGCTCGCCCTGGTCATTACGACCTGGAAAATGGTCGCTATGTATCGCGAGCTGAAACGGCTCGGCTCCTATCACATGGATTATCAACGCATCTTCGATCAGACAGCGCTCGCGCTCGACGGGATCGAAGTCTCGATCCAGGAACTGAACGTCCGCGGGGCACAGGTGCTCAATGCACTCGGAAGCCGCATGGATGATGCCCGCGAACTGATTGCCGAAATCGACAGCCTGACCCGTGAAGCAAAAAGGCAGCAGTCCATCCTTCGCGCAGAACTGAAGGAACTGTCCAAGGCGACCGCCATGATGGCCAAGCGAAAGCCCGATGACGGTGCCGATTTCAACGAAAAGACGAAGGCGGAAAAGCACCTCCCACATCCGTTGCTGGCCTCCGCGCCGCGCCCCGAAACCGCCGGCGTAGCCGCCCCGAGGGCAACACGGATCCACCGGATCGACGATACGTTCGGCAGCCCGTTTCGTTCCGTCTCCATGTCTCAGAAGGATGACCTGTGATGAATGACACTACGATTGACCACGACACTGTCGAAAAGGACAATGGCGTGCATACCGCCAAGCCGGCCAATTTCGCCAAGGTCGAAGCGCCGGAAGCGTCCGGCGGAAAGGCCGATACCGAACTGATGGGCGACGATCGCAACCTGGACACGATACTCGGGATCCCGGTCGACATCCAGGTGGTCCTCGGATCGGCGACGATGCTGGTTTCCAATCTGCTCAAACTCGGCCGGGGCGCTGTCATTCCCCTGAACCACCGTGTCGGTGAACCGATCGACATCGTCGTCAACGGCCGTGTGATCGCGCGCGGCGAAGTGGTGGTGGTCGAAGACGACAACTCCCGTTTCGGCGTGTCCCTGACCGAAATCATCAGTTCCCAAACCGGCGCCCTGGAAGCCTGAGAACGGACGATAGAAGATGAATGCCACTGCAACGATACCGGCAACATTGCCAGCCAAACCATTGAATGGTGTAGAACGAGTAGCCGCAATTCTGCTGTCGCTCGGCAAGGAAAGTTCGTCGAGGCTGCTGCGGCATTTCGATCAGGAAGAGATAAGGAGGATCACGGTGACGGCCGCACAGCTCGGCACCGTGGCGACCGAAGAACTGGACAAGCTTGCAGAACAGTTCATCGAGCAGTTTTCAAATGGCCCTACCCTCTACGGGTCCGCGAACGAAGTTGAAAAATTGCTGGAAGGCGTTCTGTCGGAAGACCAGTTGTCCGATATCATGTCGGATGTTCTGGGCAATTCGAACCGGAATATCTGGGATCGGCTTGCAACCGTTTCAGAAACCGTCTTCGCCAACTACCTGACCAAGGAACATCCACAGACCGCCGCGCTCATCCTGACCAAGATAAGGCCCGCGGCGGCCGCAAAGGTCCTTGGACAGATCTCCGCGCCAATGCGCAACCAGCTGGTCAGGCGGATGCTTTCCATCAAGGCAGTCGTACCGGAAATCATGCGGGAGGTCGAAAAGACCATGCATGAGGATTTCATGATGAACCTGTCCGGTACGCTGGAAGCGGATTCCTATGCCCGCATGGCCGACATCCTGAACAAGATGGACCGCGATCATATGGAGGACGCGCTGGACAACCTCAACGAGGTGCGCCCGAAAACCGCGGAGATGCTCAAAGGCCTCCTGTTCACATTCGACGACATCATCAATCTCAATGCACGGACGCGTATGGCGATTTTCGACCAGATCCCCACGGACCGGATCGTTATGGCCCTGAAGGGTACCGATCCCGCGTTCCGGGAAGTCATACTGTCCTCGCTGACGTCGCGCTCACGAAGGATCGCGGAACACGAACTGGCCGGCGGCGAGCCGGCGGCCCAACGCGATGTTCTCGAAGCACGCAGCTTCATCACCAATCTCGCGCTGGAAATGGCGGGACGCGGGGAAATCGACCTCAATCCGAAGCAGGATGAAGGCGCCTATTTCGCATAGGTCCGAACCCGATAGCTGAAAGCGGAACCGGGATAGCCCATCCATGGCGGACGATAGCGACAAGGACTCAAAAACAGAGGAGCCGACCGAGAAGAAGATCCAGGACGCCATCGAGAAGGGCAACATTCCGACATCCAAGGAAGCGCCCGTCCTGGCATCTTTCCTGGCCACATTGCTGATCGGGGCCTTCATCATCACCGCCGATGCAGGAAAGCTGAGATCGGCGCTTATGCACCTGATCGACAACGCAGGAGGATTCAATCTTGGAAATGGTGCCGATGCAATTCTGCTTACTCATGCACTCGCGATTGAAACCATGCGGTTCCTCGCACCAATCATCGGCACGCTCACCTTGGCCGGTCTCGCGGCGGCTTTCCTTCAGAACAAACCCCGCATCGTCGCGCACCGCATCAAACCGGACGCCTCGCGCATTTCCCTGGCAAAAGGCTGGAACCGGATTTTCGGCATGCAAGGGGTTGTCGAATTCCTCAAGGCCGCGTTCAAATTCTCGACCGTCAGCATCGTGGCCTTTCTCCAGTTCAAGGCCGGGCTGCCGAGCTTGCTGAATTCCATGTTTACAGATCCGAGCGCCCTTCCTGAAATCATCCTCCAACTGTCCATGAAGCTGGTCGGCGGCGTATGCATCGTCACGATCCTGCTGGTGGCCGTCGATATCGTCTGGTCCCGCTTCAGCTGGCGCAAGAACCTGCGCATGAGCAAGCAGGAGATCAAGGACGAGTACAAGCAGATGGAGGGCGATCCGATCGTGAAGGCCCGCCAGCGCTCTCTCGCCCGCGACCGGGCGCGCAACCGAATGATGAACGCCGTCCCGGGCGCCACACTCGTCGTTGCAAACCCGACCCACTTTGCGGTCGCACTGCGCTATGACAATGAACAGTCCGCTGCTCCGGTCGTGGTCGCCAAGGGACAGGACCTGATCGCCCTGAAGATCCGCCAGATCGCCGAAGAAAACGAGATTCCGGTCATAGAAGACCGCGAACTTGCCCGCTCTCTTTATGCGAACACAGAAATCGACCGAATGATTCCTCCGGAATTTTATCGCGCTGTTGCGGAAATCATCTGCTATGTATACTCACGCCGTGCAGGGTAGTGATATCAAGCAGTTGGACATTCTATCGCATCAGGAAAATGCGCGATGCAGGATCATTCGGGAGGAAGCGGCAAGGCTGCCGCGACCGAGACCGCCGATGAACAGCGCAAGGCAGCTCTGGCGCTTGCTTTAAAAGATTTCACCAGCGAAATGAAACTGGTCGATGTTGTGGATCTCGTGGCATTTGTTCGCACCGAACAGCACGGCAACATTGCCGACCTCATCAGATCTTCGGCCGAACTTTACTTCAAGGACGACACGCTGCGCTACGGCATGGCCGCCGGCGTCGATCTCGACTGGGACAGGCCTCCGACCATCAGCCTGGACCTGGAGTTCTACCACAAGGGTGTGTGGGTCTATTTTTCGCTGGTTCTGGGCGAACCGGAGAATGCGGTGAACGTCTCCTACATCGAGTTCACCAACGCATCCGACGACCCCGCGACAAACACCCGCCGGCTGCTGGACGCCCTGGACGATGCACGTGCGGAGCCGAGAGGTCAGGTGTCCTGAAGCCGCTGCCGGCACAGGCATGCAGCTGAACCGGCCCCCTCAGTTCCCGGATTTTACTGCCCCATCCTAATAATCTCACCCGCCGTTGCGACAAGATCGGCGGGTGTGCCGCCGCCCCCTGGACTTTCCCAAGAGCTCGCTACAAACGGACGTAAAGGACCGGCATACAAAAAAGCACCGGAACGAGACGTTCCGGTGTGCGTGACGGGGTCCGAAGCTGGAGCAGCAAAACACTGTCTAGTGGGTGATCACGTCGGCCTTGGTGAAGTAGTTGAACTCCTCGACCAACACTTCCTTGACCACATCGTCGCCGATGCGGGTATTGACGGCCTGCCTTAGATGCCTGGTCAGTCCGTCCAGGTCATATCGTTCCAGGTTTTTGAAATCCAAAGCCTTGTCGGCATAAAGAAGCCGGAAGGCTTCGTCGACCAGAAACGGGTGCGGCGGGACAGACAGGCTGCGCAGAACGTCTGCATCGGCGGTGAACACCAGATTGGCAACCACATAGCCCTGCAGCGCGCCGTCTTTCAGGATCGGCACGTTGACCGGCTGGACAGTCTCGTAATCCAGGCCGCCGAGTTGGGCCTGCTGGGACGCGCCCTGGGCCATCTGGTCGTTCAGCCAGTATTGGGTCCCATAGCCGGACGCCACCGTAGCAAGCGGCATCCAGATCCCGACGAAAATCCATTTAATCATGAAAATACTCCGGGACAGGACGTGCGTATGTGCCATCGGAGTCGGCGTCCAGCATGGACTGCGCGACCAGGTCCGCAATTTCCTTTACCGCCGCCAGATGGCGGGACAGCAAGAGCAGATTGTCCTTCAAGGCCAGTCGAAGGTTTTCCAGCAAGTCCGTGATCTCCTGGCCCAAAGCTGTCGAAGAAACCGATTGGCGTGCACGGCTCAGATCCAGAAGCGCCTGGCTCTTGCGGTATTCAAAAGACTTCAGATCAGTCCCCCCACCGTCGCGCAAGGCCCGTGTTTCCGCTTCCACCACGTTCAACGCACGATGGATCGCGGCTTTCAGAATAGCCTCGGCCACAGGACTGGACACGGTCAGGGATACATCCCGGTCAAGCTCTTCCGACATCAGGCTTCAGTCCCCCCCTTCAAGGTAT contains these protein-coding regions:
- the motA gene encoding flagellar motor stator protein MotA, whose amino-acid sequence is MTILLGLIIAGVSLIGGFAALGGKVSVLWQPWEIVIIVGVAIGTYIVGNPMKSILDTVTATGDAARNAVPKKRDYLDVLALLYGLMRELRAKGRNEVEPHIEEPFNSAIFQNFPSVLRNKSLTTFICDYFRLIIVGNARAHEIEALVDEELHTIHRDQMKPYHAMSALAEALPAIGIIAAVLGVIKAMGAIDQSPQLLGSLIGAALVGTFLGILLSYALVAPLANKIKGVREARLRPYIVVKQTLLAFMNGAAPQIALEHGRKTISDTDRPTIDEVESETLSASTPVSENVQEMRQKGAA
- a CDS encoding FliM/FliN family flagellar motor switch protein, with product MLEAHTAQMDATSSERAMITDRLLDAAGISVDRLPMLPVVFDRMARVMADAMRQKSASPSYISVSCIENDRIGDVLDEFEANALVAVVYSPEWDSRVLVGFDRDFIFTMVDVLFGADGTEPPIDEERSFSNIETRIARTVFEVASKALEESFKPIAETTLKIERIESRMDFAVVGRRNNPAVVARLLLQAIGRGGEVFVVMPHSTLNPLRQGLSQVLSGEMSTRDKKWTQHFHSEIQRTEVKLQAILEERQLTLAEISNLEIGQVIELQATARTPVTLKCNRQPIFTCQLGQLDGSYTLKVEDLIHEEKDLIDDLRSR
- a CDS encoding flagellar motor switch protein FliG; translated protein: MNATATIPATLPAKPLNGVERVAAILLSLGKESSSRLLRHFDQEEIRRITVTAAQLGTVATEELDKLAEQFIEQFSNGPTLYGSANEVEKLLEGVLSEDQLSDIMSDVLGNSNRNIWDRLATVSETVFANYLTKEHPQTAALILTKIRPAAAAKVLGQISAPMRNQLVRRMLSIKAVVPEIMREVEKTMHEDFMMNLSGTLEADSYARMADILNKMDRDHMEDALDNLNEVRPKTAEMLKGLLFTFDDIINLNARTRMAIFDQIPTDRIVMALKGTDPAFREVILSSLTSRSRRIAEHELAGGEPAAQRDVLEARSFITNLALEMAGRGEIDLNPKQDEGAYFA
- the fliN gene encoding flagellar motor switch protein FliN encodes the protein MGDDRNLDTILGIPVDIQVVLGSATMLVSNLLKLGRGAVIPLNHRVGEPIDIVVNGRVIARGEVVVVEDDNSRFGVSLTEIISSQTGALEA
- the flhB gene encoding flagellar biosynthesis protein FlhB codes for the protein MADDSDKDSKTEEPTEKKIQDAIEKGNIPTSKEAPVLASFLATLLIGAFIITADAGKLRSALMHLIDNAGGFNLGNGADAILLTHALAIETMRFLAPIIGTLTLAGLAAAFLQNKPRIVAHRIKPDASRISLAKGWNRIFGMQGVVEFLKAAFKFSTVSIVAFLQFKAGLPSLLNSMFTDPSALPEIILQLSMKLVGGVCIVTILLVAVDIVWSRFSWRKNLRMSKQEIKDEYKQMEGDPIVKARQRSLARDRARNRMMNAVPGATLVVANPTHFAVALRYDNEQSAAPVVVAKGQDLIALKIRQIAEENEIPVIEDRELARSLYANTEIDRMIPPEFYRAVAEIICYVYSRRAG